One window of Primulina eburnea isolate SZY01 unplaced genomic scaffold, ASM2296580v1 ctg1152, whole genome shotgun sequence genomic DNA carries:
- the LOC140820531 gene encoding probable disease resistance RPP8-like protein 2, whose product MPKEESWENILENISSTEPTIVLHCSKILCLSYDLLPLRLKPCFLYFAAYPEDFEIDVSKLIMLWVAEGFLKPGDQSKCLEDVGECYLEDLVNRSLILVGKKWQDGKLKTVGIHDMLREICMTKASAEEEGFLHHVSSKRSGRKDDTENPNRRLAIDCGHSFRTWPIQDSSSCSVFIFSERNFELRLCQSCRCLRILHAPRVSLPNFSDVISTFINLRYIAFTLNHTSSGGRFPTSISKLGNLQTIIAHVPCVSQNNPLQVPYEIRHMRKLRHLIMNTTFCLSSPSDREVIGGSDLRTLDTVVNFIFTEKSIEILVNLKKLRVVFEKWFCTGYSFNLNNLFRLQNLEELHVFVRQWHKSSMIWNHAFPTSLKELARDGVPLPW is encoded by the coding sequence ATGCCCAAAGAAGAATCGTGGGaaaatattttggaaaataTAAGTTCGACAGAACCCACAATTGTGTTGCACTGCTCAAAGATACTATGTTTGAGTTATGATCTGTTGCCTCTTCGACTAAAGCCGTGTTTCCTTTACTTTGCTGCTTATCCAGAAGATTTTGAAATTGACGTTTCTAAGTTAATCATGTTGTGGGTTGCTGAGGGATTTCTTAAGCCAGGTGATCAGTCTAAATGCTTGGAAGACGTGGGAGAATGTTATTTGGAGGATCTTGTGAATAGAAGTTTGATCTTAGTGGGCAAGAAATGGCAGGATGGAAAACTCAAAACTGTTGGAATCCATGATATGCTGAGGGAGATTTGTATGACTAAAGCTAGCGCCGAAGAAGAGGGGTTTCTTCATCACGTCTCATCGAAAAGGAGTGGCAGAAAAGACGACACAGAGAATCCAAATCGCCGCCTCGCTATTGATTGCGGGCACAGTTTTCGGACATGGCCAATACAAGATTCAAGCTCATGTTCAGTTTTCATTTTCTCCGAAAGAAATTTTGAATTGAGATTATGTCAAAGTTGTAGGTGCCTCCGTATCTTGCATGCACCTAGAGTATCACTGCCAAATTTCTCAGATGTAATATCAACATTTATCAATTTAAGGTATATTGCTTTTACCTTAAACCATACATCATCCGGTGGTAGATTTCCAACCTCAATATCCAAACTTGGCAATCTCCAGACTATAATTGCTCATGTACCTTGCGTTAGCCAAAACAATCCATTGCAAGTACCATATGAAATTCGGCATATGCGGAAGTTAAGACATCTAATCATGAATACCACCTTTTGTTTATCATCTCCCTCTGATAGGGAAGTTATTGGAGGAAGTGATCTCCGAACACTTGACACAGTGGTCAATTTCATATTTACTGAAAAGAGCATCGAAATACTCGTGAATCTAAAGAAATTGAGAGTTGTGTTTGAGAAGTGGTTTTGTACAGGCTATTCTTTTAATCTAAACAATCTTTTCCGTCTACAAAATCTTGAAGAACTACATGTTTTCGTGCGCCAATGGCATAAATCCTCGATGATATGGAACCATGCTTTTCCAACAAGTCTTAAGGAGTTAGCTCGGGATGGAGTTCCTTTGCCTTGGTAA